From Vanrija pseudolonga chromosome 1, complete sequence, a single genomic window includes:
- the mcs4_1 gene encoding Response regulator mcs4, whose product MVHYHCGPIPRHEVPPTTDAQWERALQFYGVDRPRYYHHHSATFDTASVGPEPVSPKTTTAEGAEDEFEEPEVLECEAPPPSRPLIHQESLHNDPLPPPAFHLYDGDGSDNRSADWRQRMNRHFSWSDDVRVLGGTAADGETTPVTSRPRTPQTWAWPPAPRPDAADIAGDDDPDQGDDDEPTPWAAVDLSVPAGHPSFNVPHRTFDRQYQIIDSVGLPRYCKSGNWDKQCIDSERHRIRDHYEHHGWLPAPVASMPTRLRRSHAVRRLGLSDEDDNVERYAVMAKYSELAKLVFNVESVVVSIFRGEEEVVFRSETTNSGEKPMVLPSTEGFLGHVVLHPEEQVTVVADLTKDWRYKRNPSLVGKTHRFLAAAPLRYHRPGGADAVDFGMLCVFDDKPRDEFSTREQGILLRLANMLVFQMATLQSEIMAKRSSGMYEASINFLRRSLVPDHLKPSGQQEKQPHPHLERSPSDIARDKKKLAEKEKKRTAKNHHRTSIHSTHSHRPRLHHRAQSHHVTAHHSPLHGQGGSPSGSGSSTPVISPTPPAAPITKSSPSDTRSAKRKDVVAETAMFNDAATTLRGILQADAVTILDMHDHQLFIRKSGSRHSAPHQRQTKEAIIGDFLQGKEWPSNVEPVVNYVPRSSSRGLHVLGKSETPGFECDFTATTAPQTISKFVKTYLMTRHFWWDREDENDELAKEVMMLMPGKSQTVLATVFMGFDGTLRYATFASWARAPTAFDDTSRLALPFVWIVGATLISALALRRVRTIEQSQISYSNLQAHELRTPLHQILAITQLLRSSMSDLAEAPSVAPIDPNAGSLTTLQQIRDLLPFLDAIDTSGKTLHGIVDNILSFLDLKAKDTRFESSHSPSAGLLTSPSGAPQPLSTMFEEIITEVYNEDRRGRRASGQQVGHIETVFEIIPDRLGELVTEDSAGALRKALSKILSNAYRYIESEGCVQIYVDDVKGFLPPEGCEDLATTRRVAITVVDNGRGMAAEFIREKLGEPWAKEDLYATGSGLSVHLAYRIVDLMGGQMEITSASGHGCTVSIEVPLPGVIMGPDTPSMESALAAEGSVESPGLLSQPPAPTRKIALVGFDKLSAHAKCSYDKLGESLERSYKKLGCAIVPVEEADVVIADGAYEDDPEGAAFLKALKAPELTVFISEDNEQSVARPKAERTANGTVVRRLLKPITLALIKETLKGVQPNSIPVTPLDDAAVARLKPHFDSAALAKPASCAILSKFTSFSWKPKGVCVEEAVASLCLGDYFSSRQRVTRAPSNGSSVAGSTSTDHVPDSPLLGTSASHSSPVTTPSEDAYEHHTDTNLTTPSLGPGSTTHSEVLETPLAPPVLPPPPVKVLVVEDNVINRKILVKILSAKLPLLEIIEAEDGQAAVDKFKEFTSPAIVLLDINMPRMDGYAAATEMRLIEKRRAVVNGKLGALGINDGDSGAATPAIRSKIIAVTALASDDERRRGLVECQMDQWLTKPCPKATLQGVVMEARQELLNLLAA is encoded by the exons ATGGTTCATTACCATTGTGGCCCCATCCCGCGTCACGAAGTGCCCCCGACGACGGACGCGCAATGGGAGCGCGCACTGCAGTT CTATGGAGTCGACCGCCCGCGGTATTATCACCACCACTCGGCGACGTTTGATACGGCGTCGGTGGGCCCCGAGCCCGTGAGCcccaagacgacgacggcagagggcgccgaggacgagtttgaggagcccgaggtgctcgagtgCGAGGCACCGCCCCCGTCGCGTCCGCTCATCCACCAAGAGAGCCTGCACAACGATCCCCTCCCTCCGCCCGCGTTCCATCTCTACGATGGCGATGGGTCGGACAACCGCTCGGCCGACTGGCGCCAGCGCATGAATCGCCATTTCAGCTGGAGTGACGAcgtccgcgtcctcggcggtaCGGCTGCCGACGGGGAGACGACGCCGGTGACATCCCGCCCGCGGACGCCACAGACCTGGGCGTGGccacccgccccgcgcccggACGCGGCGGATatcgctggcgacgacgacccggaccagggcgacgacgacgaaccgACGCCGtgggccgccgtcgacctgaGCGTGCCCGCTGGCCACCCATCCTTTAACGTGCCCCATCGCACGTTTGATCGCCAGTACCAGATCATCGACAGTGTCGGCCTGCCTCGGTACTGCAAGTCGGGCAACTGGGACAAGCAGTGCATAGACTCTGAGCGACACCGTATTCGCGACCACTACGAGCACCACGGTTGGCTGCCAGCTCCCGTGGCCAGCATGCCCACCAGATTGCGTCGCTCCCACGccgtccgccgcctcggcctcagcgACGAAGATGACAACGTCGAGCGATACGCCGTTATGGCAAAGTACAGCGAGCTGGCTAAATTG GTCTTTAATGTCGAAAGCGTTGTCGTTTCCATCTtccgaggcgaggaggaggtcgtgtTCAGGTCGGAAACAACCAACTCGGGCGAGAAGCCAATGGTGTTGCCCAGCACTGAGGGGTTCTTGGGCCATGTCGTCCTGCACCCCGAGGAGCAGGTAACCGTGGTGGCGGATCTCACAAAGGACTGGCGCTACAAGCGCAATCCTTCTTTGGTTGGCAAGACGCACAGGTTCCTTGCAGCTGCACCATTGCGCTACCAccgccccggcggcgccgacgccgtcgacttCGGCATGCTATGTGTGTTTGACGACaagccgcgcgacgagttCAGCACGCGCGAGCAGGGCATCCTACTCCGACTCGCCAACATGCTCGTGTTCCAGATGGCTACCTTG CAATCAGAGATCATGGCCAAGCGCTCCAGCGGAATGTACGAGGCTAGCATCAACTTCCTCCGCCGTTCGCTCGTGCCCGACCACCTCAAACCGAGCGGCCAGCAGGAGAAGCAGCCTCACCCCCACCTCGAGCGCTCGCCATCAGACATCGCCAGGGATAAGAAAAAGTTGGCAGAAAAGGAGAAGAAGAGAACGGCCAAGAACCACCACAGGACAAGTATCCACTCGACCCATTCTCACAGGCCACGGCTACACCATCGAGCCCAGTCGCACCACGTCACGGCCCATCACTCGCCATTACATGGGCAAGGAGGATCGCCATCCGGCTCAGGTTCCTCGACACCAGTGATATCGCCCACGCCACCGGCCGCACCCATCACAAAGTCGAGCCCCAGCGACACCAGGAGCGCCAAGCGGAAGGATGTCGTGGCCGAGACTGCCATGTTcaacgacgcggcgacgacgcttCGTGGCATTCTCCAGGCGGACGCAGTGACCATCCTCGACATGCACGACCATCAGCTGTTCATTCGCAAGTCTGGTTCGCGCCACAGTGCGCCTCACCAGCGCCAGACAAAGGAGGCCATTATCGGCGACTTTTTGCAAGGCAAGGAGTGGCCGTCGAACGTGGAACCAGTGGTCAACTACGtgccgaggtcctcgtccCGAGGACTGCATGTCCTCGGCAAAAGCGAGACTCCAGGGTTCGAGTGCGACTTTACGGCGACCACAGCACCCCAGACCATTTCAAAGTTTGTCAAGACGTACCTCATGACCCGCCACTTCTGGTGGGACCGCGAGGATGAGAacgacgagcttgccaaGGAAGTCATGATGCTTATGCCCGGCAAGAGCCAGACGGTGCTCGCCACCGTATTCATGGGCTTTGACGGTACGCTGCGCTATGCCACGTTTGCGTcgtgggcgcgggcgccaaCGGCGTTTGACGACACAAGTCGCCTGGCCCTGCCATTCGTCTGGATCGTGGGCGCCACGCTCATATCGGCGCTCGCCCTGCGGAGGGTTCGAACAATTGAGCAGAGCCAGATCTCATACTCGAACCTGCAGGCACACGAGCTACGGACGCCACTACACCAGATTCTGGCGATAACCCAGCTACTGCGTTCCTCAATGTCGGATCTGGCCGAGGCGCCAAGCGTTGCGCCCATCGACCCGAATGCAGGAAGCTTGACTACCCTTCAGCAGATCCGCGACCTGCTACCATTCCTTGACGCCATCGACACCTCGGGCAAGACACTACACGGTATCGTGGACAACATCCTGTCGttcctcgacctcaaggccaaggacacGCGATTCGAGAGCTCTCATTCGCCGTCCGCGGGCTTGCTCACCAGCCCGTCCGGCGCACCACAGCCCCTCAGCACAATGTTCGAAGAAATCATTACCGAGGTGTACAACGAGgaccgacgcggccgccgggCATCAGGTCAGCAGGTTGGACACATTGAAACTGTTTTCGAAATCATCCCCGACCGCCTGGGTGAGCTCGTCACCGAGGACAGTGCCGGCGCATTGCGCAAGGCGCTCAGCAAGATCCTCTCCAACGCCTACCGCTATATCGAGAGCGAGGGCTGCGTCCAGATTTACGTCGATGACGTCAAGGGCTTCTTGCCGCCCGAGGGCTGCGAGGAtctcgcgacgacgcgccgcgtggCTATCACTGTGGTCGACAATGGTCGTGGCATGGCCGCAGAGTTTATTCGCGagaagctcggcgagccTTGGGCAAAGGAGGACCTGTACGCCACCGGCTCGGGCCTGTCAGTGCACCTCGCCTACCGTATCGTCGACCTCATGGGCGGCCAGATGGAGATCACGTCGGCCTCTGGGCACGGCTGTACCGTGTCGATCGAGGTGCCGCTCCCCGGCGTCATCATGGGCCCAGACACGCCCAGCATGGAGAGTGcacttgccgccgaggggTCCGTCGAGTCGCCTGGCCTCCTCTCTCAACCACCAGCACCGACGCGCAAGATTGCGCTGGTTGGGTTCGACAAGCTGAGCGCCCACGCCAAGTGCTCATACGACAAGCTGGGCGAGTCGCTCGAGCGAAGCTACAAGAAACTCGGGTGTGCCATCGTGCcggtggaggaggcggacgTTGTgattgccgacggcgcgtaTGAGGACGACCCAGAGGGCGCCGCGTtcctcaaggcgctcaaggcgccAGAGCTCACCGTCTTCATCTCCGAGGACAACGAGCAGTCTGTCGCAAGGCCGAAAGCCGAGCGCACTGCGAATGGTACTGTCGTGCGCCGCCTTCTCAAGCCCATCACCCTCGCACTCATCAAGGAGACTCTCAAGGGCGTTCAGCCCAACTCCATTCCCGTGACGCCGCTCGAtgacgcggccgtcgcccgcctcaAGCCACACTTTGACAgtgcggcgctcgccaaACCTGCGTCTTGTGCCATCCTGAGCAAGTTCACGTCCTTCAGCTGGAAGCCCAAGGGTGTTTgtgtcgaggaggccgtcgcgtcgctcTGCCTCGGCGACTACTTCTCTTCGCGCCAGCGAGTCACACGCGCGCCGTCTAACGGCTCGAGCGTGGCAGGCTCCACGTCGACCGACCACGTTCCCGACTCGCCGCTACTTGGCACGTCGGCATCGCACTCGTCGCCGGTCACCACACCCTCAGAGGACGCGTACGAGCACCACACGGACACGAACCTCACCACGCCGTCCCTAGGCCCGGGGAGCACCACGCAcagcgaggtgctcgagacgccgctcgctccgcccgtcctcccgccgccgccggtcaAGGTGCTGGTGGTCGAGGACAATGTCATCAACCGCAAGATCCTCGTCAAGATTCTGTCGGCCAAGCTGCCACTGCTTGAGATCATCGAGGCAGAGGATGGCCAGGCGGCCGTGGACAAGTTCAAGGAGTTCACGTCGCCCGCCATTGTGCTCCTCGACATCAACATGCCCCGCATGGACGGatacgccgccgcgacagAAATGCGACTTATCGAGAAGCGTCGCGCGGTTGTCAACGGCAaactcggcgcgctgggcatcaacgacggcgacagtGGGGCAGCGACGCCCGCCATCCGCTCCAAGATCATCGCGGTCACTGCgctcgccagcgacgacgagcgccgccgcggcctcgtcgagtgCCAGATGGACCAGTGGCTCACAAAGCCCTGCCCCAAGGCGACGCTCCAGGGAGTCGTGATGGAGGCTCGGCAAGAGCTGCTCAATCTCCTCGCGGCATAA
- the MP_1 gene encoding Chitin deacetylase, with protein sequence MIAATAALVALPLAAAAPWMQPADSPVAALFKRQNGPPNPASPDFATHYPPQGNPPNGTWIPQAWLDKLKSIQLPPNNPVATLNGCCSISYPGVNQGGMSPDVCSFTAGCHTPTDFFNAPNNTFVLTFDDGPGDASQTLYGFLQGNNISSHATHFMIGGNIVGSPTVAQQAFAQGGHIAVHTWSHHYTTSLSNEQVLGELGWTMQAIADLTGGRIPAYWRPPYGDVDNRVRTIAKGVFGLETVLWNRDTNDWKIGSDSAYTVDSVKGVLDGWLNGPRSPGILALEHEINNATVQVFMAEYPKFAAQNWAVSSVPDAYGLDWYQNAIGNTGDLFATLSVGGQVNTNLAVTAARPATSTSAAPSASGSGAGSSAGASGVSSAESSAKTGNAQNNKQSAASSVFVPGVGALVAAAAALLAFAF encoded by the exons ATgatcgccgccaccgccgccctcgttgctctccccctcgccgctgccgctcctTGGATGCAGCCGGCAGACTCTCCCGTCGCTGCGCTCTTCAAGCGCCAGAACGGCCCCCCCAACCCGGCCTCGCCTG ACTTTGCGACCCACTACCCTCCGCAGGGCAACCCTCCCAACGGCACTTGGATCCCCCAGGCAtggctcgacaagctcaagtcGATCCAGCTTCCTCCAAACAACCCCGTCGCTACCCTCAACGGCTGCTGCTCCATTTCGTACCCCGGTGTTAACCAGGGCGGCATGAGCCCCGACGTGTGCTCGTTCACCGCCGGTTGCCACACCCCAACCGACTTCTTCAATGCCCCCAACAACACCTTTGTC CTCACCTTCGACGACGGCCCCGGCGATGCCTCGCAGACCCTCTACGGCTTCCTCCAGGGCAACAACATCTCCAGCCACGCCACCCACTTCATGATTGGCGGTAACATTGTCGGCTCCCCCACTGTCGCCCAGCAGGCCTTCGCCCAGGGCGGTCACATTGCTGTCCACACCTGGTCCCACCACTACA CCACCTCGCTCTCCAACGAGCAGgttcttggcgagcttggtTGGACCATGCAGGCTATTGCCGACCTTACCGGCGGCCGCATCCCTGCCTACTGGCGCCCTCCCTACGGTGACGTTGACAACCGTGTCCGCACCATCGCCAAGGGTGTCTTTGGCCTCGAGACCGTTCTCTGGAACCGCGACACCAACGACTGGAAGATTGGCTCCGACTCGGCTTACACTGTTGACTCGGTTAAGGGTGTTCTCGACGGCTGGCTCAACGGCCCTCGTAGCCCCGGTattcttgccctcgagcacgagaTCAACAACGCCACCGTCCAGGTCTTCATGGCCGAGTACCCCAAGTTTGCTGCCCAGAACTGGGCGGTCAGCTCGGTCCCTGACGCTTACGGCCTCGACTGGTACCAGAACGCCATCGGCAACACTGGCGACCTCTTTGCCACCCTCTCCGTCGGTGGCCAGGTCAAcaccaacctcgccgtcacTGCCGCTCGCCCTgctacctcgacctcggccgctccttctgcctcgggctcgggtgCTGGCTCGTCTGCCGGCGCCTCTGGCGTCTCGTCCGCCGAGAGCAGCGCCAAGACTGGCAACGCTCAGAACAACAAGCAGAGCGCTGCTTCGAGCGTTTTTGTTCCCGGTGTCGGCGCCCTTgtggccgctgccgccgccctcctcgcctttGCTTTCTAA
- the SET1 gene encoding Histone-lysine N-methyltransferase, H3 lysine-4 specific, whose protein sequence is MAAPTPPNASASAGPISIQLNGNVNGAAPKGKAALPSRPAVSFAIPVIALDAAKPAPLPLPISLDARAPEPKKSAGTSSGAHALPPRPGSAWSHAGPSRDPDRERDRDLSRPLSPRSEPREAGPSKLAPRPPPPSVRRRPGIGNFLILQDPLIHGKGKPLIKRFDGVLDGVEAKVRDPRLKVPKEVRERGRGYMKQRSGGMQEITFEWDENSAGPKPPPPPCAVLITGLNPLTTVDQISKFLRPHGRIKEIDAKMDTKSGMQLGICWVKFDGPVQGRTGTAHDVAAHVVKICDGQRVGLSGNERIKVVFDGRGLRTEKAVKEEMDRRYKPKPKPVVQPPTGPKAAPPAAPPTGPKEPPKPEPPRFGARPPPPRPLPKFEFGRNYASLSRSLPSRAYPPMAPGGSSYRPMQPMQDFSRDFRAPPLQRRGDLYSPQTSRSRSVSSYSSDSDDDERPGFRRRGSGTRSPSPTRPARGQARAAVDRKEAEEAAVEKVKTALADNGKAYVFIDTKSLPYGQAREEHVKDHFRAFKPEAVLHNHVGWYVLFSDDQAAYRAQRVLDKTAVQGHRVGLVVKTPAAKANGEAAVAVAPEKGGWRFLTITKKRPAAAPAPAPSKPRVPTSPKRDMHAKSRRRRSISYSSSDSEAERPATHSGKKVIQESESEDEAIVTKPGKLAPVSPAKEKATAKAEPMAVDKTEPEPPAPKGKKRPSKAADKPTKAKKVKLEEATVSVDITPDAAVAEIKLPVAKPKAPKKPPKTAVDDLVASGAIADDEDAYWLSQALAAGDDEPELSDGEPELDEGHPLFHTAGAWRAEGWKKIAPISKSAYLPQRNRATADAKQEAQQATGRTARITSRRQAQDMEGHRKAAGGAAGAGGAAATETDLFAFNQLRSRKKQLRFARSAIEGYGLYAMETIQAGEMVCEYVGELCRSSVADIREMRYLKQGIGSSYLFRIDGDVVCDATFTGSVSRLINHSCDPSANAKIISINGQSKIGIFAKRTLHPGEEILYDYKFPLESDPALRVVCLCGAETCRGWLN, encoded by the exons ATGGCagcccccaccccgccgaaCGCTTCGGCGTCTGCGGGTCCCATATCCATCCAGCTCAACGGTAACGTGAatggcgccgcgccaaagggcaaggccgcgcTCCCGTCGCGTCCAGCCGTGTCGTTTGCCATCCCAGTCAttgcgctcgacgcggcaaAGCCTGCCCCTCTGCCCCTCCCAATAAGTTTAGACGCGCGTGCGCCAGAGCCCAAAAAGAGCGCTGGCACGAGCAGCGGAGCCCACGCActcccgccgcgccccggctcggcgtggtcgcATGCGGGGCCGTCGCGGGATcccgaccgcgagcgcgaccgtgACC TCTCGCGTCCGCTTTCGCCGCGCAGTGAGCCGCGCGAAGCTGGACCTAGCAAGCTGGCGCCacgacctccgccgccgagcgtgcgcCGTCGACCCGGTATTGGAAACTTCCTCATCCTCCAAGACCCGTTGATCcacggcaagggcaagccgCTCATCAAGAGGTTTGACGGCGTGttggacggcgtcgaggccaaggtgcgCGACCCACGCCTCAAGGTGCCcaaggaggtgcgcgagcgtggCCGAGGGTACATGAAGCAGCGGTCTGGGGGAATGCAGGAGATCACGTTTGAG TGGGACGAGAACTCTGCTGGACCAAagccgcctcccccgccttGTGCCGTTCTCATCACTGGCCTCAACCCCCTCACGACGGTCGACCAGATCTCCAAATTCCTCCGCCCACATGGCAGGATTAAGGAGATCGACGCCAAGATGGACACCAAGTCCGGCATGCAGCTCGGTATCTGCTGGGTCAAGTTTGATGGCCCGGTTCAGGGGCGCACCGGCAcggcgcacgacgtcgcAGCGCATGTCGTCAAGATTTGCGAcggccagcgcgtcggcTTAAGCGGCAACGAGCGCATCAAGGTTGTGTTCGACGGGCGTGGCTTGCGGACTGAGAAGGcggtcaaggaggagatggACCGACGATACAAGCCCAAGCCAAAGCCAGTCGTCCAGCCGCCAACTGGACCCAAGGCCGCACCGCCCGCGGCACCGCCTACTGGACCGAAGGAGCCCCCGAAGCCGGAGCCGCCGCGCTTTGGAGCTcgcccgcctccgcctcgtccgctGCCCAAGTTCGAGTTTGGCCGAAACTACGCATCGCTCAGCCGCTCGTTACCGTCGAGAGCCTACCCGCCCATGGCTCCTGGCGGCTCGTCTTACCGCCCCATGCAGCCCATGCAGGACTTCTCCCGCGACTTCCGCGCTCCGCCATTACAACGGCGAGGTGATCTCTACTCGCCGCAGACGAGCCGGTCGCGCTCCGTATCGTCCTACTCGTctgacagcgacgacgacgagcggccAGGATTCCGCCGCCGTGGATCAGGAACTCGCtcaccgtcgccgacacgcccagctcgcgggcaagcgcgcgctgccgtcgatcgcaaggaagccgaggaggccgcggtCGAGAAGGTCAAGACGGCGCTCGCAGACAATGGCAAAGCCTATGTCTTCATCGACACCAAGTCGCTGCCGTACGGCCAGGCACGCGAAGAGCACGTCAAGGACCACTTCCGTGCGTtcaagcccgaggccgtGTTGCACAACCACGTCGGTTGGTATGTCCTCTTCAGCGACGACCAGGCGGCGTACCGCGCACAGAGAGTGCTCGACAAGACTGCCGTCCAAGGGCACCGCGTTGGCCTGGTGGTGAAGACGCCTGCTGCAAAGGCCAACGGTGAGGCTGCGGTCGCTGTTGCGCCGGAAAAGGGTGGCTGGCGCTTCTTGACGATTACGAAGAAGCGGCcggccgctgcgccggcgccagcgccgtccaAGCCTCGCGTGCCGACCAGCCCCAAGCGCGACATGCACGCCAAgtcgcgccgacgcaggTCGATATCGTACTCCtccagcgacagcgaggcggagcggccGGCTACGCACTCTGGCAAGAAGGTCATTCAAGAAAGCGAGTCGGAAGACGAGGCTATTGTGACTAAGCCTGGCAAGCTGGCTCCCGTCTCACCTGCCAAGGAGAAAGCGACTGCCAAGGCGGAGCCCATGGCCGTCGACAAGACGGAGCCAGAGCCTCCTGCACCAAAAGGCAAGAAGCGGCCCTCCAAGGCGGCCGACAAGCccaccaaggccaagaaggtcaaACTCGAGGAAGCGACAGTGTCGGTGGATATCACGCCCGATGCTGCCGTGGCCGAAATCAAGCTCCCCGTGGCGAAGCCCAAGGCCCCGAAGAAGCCGCCCAAgacggccgtcgacgacctggtcGCGTCTGGCGCGattgccgacgacgaggacgcgtaCTGGTTGAgccaggcgctcgccgcaggcgacgacgaaccAGAGCTGtccgacggcgagcccgagcttgacgagggGCACCCGCTCTTCCacaccgccggcgcgtggcgcgcaGAGGGCTGGAAGAAGATCGCGCCAATTAGCAAGTCAGCCTACCTCCCTCAGCGAAaccgcgcgacggccgacgccAAGCAGGAGGCACAGCAGGCGACGGGCCGCACAGCGCGTATCACCTCGCGACGACAAGCGCAGGACATGGAGGGCCACCGAAAGGCCGCTGGTGGtgcggccggcgcaggcggggcaGCTGCCACCGAGACCGACTTGTTCGCGTTCAACCAGCTCCGTTCGAGGAAGAAGCAGCTGCGATTCGCGCGCTCCGCCATCGAGGGATACGGTCTGTACGCGATGGAGACGATCCAGGCCGGCGAAATGGTGTGCGAGTACGTTGGCGAGCTGTGCCGCTCGTCGGTCGCCGATATCCGCGAGATGCGGTACCTCAAGCAAGGCATCGGCTCGTCGTACCTCTTCCgcatcgacggcgacgtggtGTGCGACGCGACGTTCACAGGCTCTGTCTCGCGCCTCATCAACCACTCGTGCGACCCCAGCGCGAACGCCAAGATTATCAGCATCAACGGCCAGTCCAAGATTGGCATCTTTGCCAAGCGGACGCTGCACccgggcgaggag ATCCTGTACGACTACAAGTTCCCGCTCGAGTCGGACCCCGCGCTCCGCGTCGTCTGTTTGTGTGGTGCCGAGACGTGCCGCGGCTGGCTCAACTAG